The following are encoded together in the Drosophila sechellia strain sech25 chromosome 3R, ASM438219v1, whole genome shotgun sequence genome:
- the LOC6612852 gene encoding circumsporozoite protein, with protein sequence MKIIVVGLLLVISLVGHKTNAKSVANTLANEIGQDASAFGNELGQEVIQYGQDAAKSGVKYGEAAENASSGWELGMDGSIFGHELGDEGNLLGQEASNSAINFGHQVSQEAEEAASAELKALASQSANQTSKKSVSKRDVSSSNENPSVTCACTCSTDGAASNVGNKVAESAGKAAHDVAGAAGNVASSVAGAAGTVAHDAAGAASSVASDAGHIFHDAGKVGGDIGNAAGNVASSVTGAAGTIAHDAAGAASSVASAAGHIFHDAGKVGGDIGKAAGNVAGSAANAAGNVASSVAGAAGTVAHDAAGAASSVASDAGHIFHDAGKVGGDIGNAAGNVASSVAGAAGTIAHDAAGAASSVASHAGHIFHDAGKVGGDIGNAAGNVAWSVAGAAGTIAHDAAGAASSVASDAGHIFHDAGKVGGDIGNAAGNVAGDVAHDAANAANVAGDVANAAGNVSGDVANAAGNIAHDASNIFHSIF encoded by the exons ATGAAAATAATAGTAGTCGGTCTTTTGTTGGTGATTTCCTTAGTTGGACACAAAACAAACGCAAAAAGTGTGGCCAACACCTtg GCCAACGAAATCGGTCAGGATGCCTCCGCTTTCGGTAATGAATTAGGCCAAGAGGTCATCCAATATGGCCAAGACGCCGCCAAAAGTGGCGTGAAGTACGGAGAAGCAGCA GAAAATGCCTCATCCGGTTGGGAACTTGGAATGGATGGCAGCATTTTTGGTCACGAATTGGGAGATGAGGGCAATTTGTTAGGACAAGAGGCTTCCAATAGCGCTATTAACTTTGGACATCAGGTGTCCCAGGAAGCG GAAGAGGCAGCCAGTGCAGAACTCAAAGCCTTGGCAAGCCAGTCTGCCAATCAAACCAGTAag AAATCTGTCAGTAAGCGTGATGTATCAAGTAGCAACGAGAATCCTTCGGTTACCTGTGCTTGCACCTGTTCCACCGATGGCGCTGCATCCAATGTGGGAAATAAGGTTGCAGAGTCGGCCGGAAAGGCAGCTCATGATGTAGCCGGCGCTGCTGGAAATGTTGCCTCGAGTGTTGCTGGAGCTGCTGGCACTGTCGCTCACGATGCTGCAGGTGCTGCATCTAGTGTTGCAAGTGATGCTGGACACATTTTCCACGACGCCGGCAAAGTTGGAGGCGACATTGGAAATGCAGCTGGAAATGTGGCCTCGAGTGTTACTGGAGCTGCAGGCACTATCGCTCACGATGCTGCAGGTGCTGCATCTAGTGTTGCAAGTGCTGCTGGACACATTTTCCACGACGCCGGCAAGGTTGGAGGCGACATTGGAAAGGCTGCTGGAAATGTCGCTGGAAGTGCAGCAAATGCTGCTGGAAATGTTGCCTCAAGTGTTGCTGGAGCTGCTGGCACTGTCGCTCACGATGCTGCAGGTGCTGCATCTAGTGTTGCAAGTGATGCTGGACACATTTTCCACGACGCCGGCAAGGTTGGAGGCGACATTGGAAATGCAGCTGGAAATGTGGCCTCGAGTGTTGCTGGAGCTGCAGGCACTATCGCTCACGATGCTGCAGGTGCTGCATCTAGTGTTGCAAGTCATGCTGGACACATTTTTCACGACGCTGGCAAGGTAGGAGGTGATATTGGAAATGCTGCTGGAAATGTGGCCTGGAGTGTTGCTGGAGCTGCTGGCACTATTGCTCACGATGCTGCAGGTGCTGCATCCAGTGTTGCAAGTGATGCTGGACACATTTTCCACGACGCCGGCAAGGTTGGAGGCGACATTGGAAATGCAGCTGGAAATGTAGCTGGAGATGTTGCGCATGATGCTGCAAATGCTGCAAATGTCGCTGGAGATGTTGCTAATGCTGCTGGAAACGTTTCTGGAGATGTAGCTAATGCTGCTGGAAATATTGCACATGATGCAAGCAACATTTTCCACTCCATATTTTAG
- the LOC116801519 gene encoding uncharacterized protein LOC116801519, producing MDGMGQVSRMVAIVALLLLIAPQPALLNSDSSDESLEAEAIDEEIEEAMGNMQALFEFGSGITGKESRQISKAFENLSNYIEKKTKPKRKSSLEDQNDKVFNIKPDENVKIRFAYQLPKGIKHTTKIGKKKKKPEYFLNFLFNNYRNPQKPLDHNILAKKLKMRRTGRRLLPNGMPNPYKYFPLKGEDM from the exons ATGGATGGAATGGGGCAGGTGAGTCGAATGGTGGCGATAGTGGCTCTGCTCCTGCTGATTGCTCCCCAACCAGCACTGTTGAACAGTGACTCCTCAGATGAGTCACTTGAGGCTGAGGCTATTGATGAGGAGATCGAAGAAGCAATGGGAAATATGCAAGCGCTCTTCGAATTCGGCAGCGGAATCACTGGAAAGGAATCCAGGCAAATCTCTAAGGCCTTC GAAAATCTCAGTAATtacattgaaaaaaaaaccaaacccaaACGCAAA TCCAGTTTAGAAGATCAAAATGACAAGGTTTTTAACATCAAACCAGACGAAAACGTTAAAATTCGATTTGCTTACCAACTACCAAAGGGGATAAAACATACGACTAAAATCGgcaagaaaaagaagaagcctgaatatttcttaaattttttatttaacaacTACCGAAATCCCCAAAAACCCCTGGATCACAATATACTCgccaaaaaactgaaaatgcgaCGAACTGGCAGGCGATTGTTGCCCAATGGAATGCCAAATCCTTATAAGTACTTTCCGCTTAAAGGCGAAGATATGTAG
- the LOC6612853 gene encoding uncharacterized protein LOC6612853: protein MQYFTILTLFAIVLVAQNARAGTLTFGSLMGDVSQVAVAGDKVIHQLENAVASSQSDFVQPTTLNILSNMGNALGDLANALTSLRVENDYMQPEATNLLGDVLGGVGTGLGDLANAITSLSVQMMNAPQARSLSSNGASIIAEGGAVSAKTIAAAADAAAPYIKQLNAGLGDLANALTSL, encoded by the exons ATGCAGTATTTTACAATTCTAACCCTTTTTGCCATCGTTCTGGTGGCCCAAAATGCTAGAGCTGGAACCCTCACCTTTGGTTCCCTGATGGGAGATGTGTCCCAAGTGGCCGTTGCTGGGGATAAGGTCATCCATCAACTGGAAAACGCTGTGGCCAGCTCCCAATCGGATTTTGTCCAGCCAACCACTTTGAACATCCTAAGCAACATGGGAAACGCCTTGGGAGATCTGGCT AACGCACTTACTAGTCTAAGAGTGGAGAACGATTATATGCAACCCGAGGCCACCAATCTTTTGGGCGATGTCCTGGGTGGAGTGGGCACTGGTCTTGGGGATCTGGCT AATGCCATTACCAGTCTTAGTGTTCAGATGATGAACGCACCTCAGGCACGCAGTCTTTCG tctAATGGTGCTTCTATTATAGCTGAAGGAGGA GCCGTGAGTGCGAAGACTATTGCCGCTGCCGCAGATGCTGCTGCCCCCTATATAAAGCAGCTAAATGCTGGCCTAGGCGATCTGGCT AATGCCCTCACCAGCCTCTGA